The Salvelinus fontinalis isolate EN_2023a chromosome 24, ASM2944872v1, whole genome shotgun sequence genome has a segment encoding these proteins:
- the LOC129822068 gene encoding protein yippee-like 2 isoform X1 — translation MVRMTRSKTFQAYLPSCHRTYSCIHCRAHLANHDELISKSFQGSQGRAYLFNSVVNVGCGPAEERVLLTGLHAVADIYCENCKTTLGWKYVSVRVFTCQGRLELHLELERIGTLLPSLLIVLLAY, via the exons ATGGTCAGGATGACACGCTCCAAAACCTTCCAGGCCTACCTGCCCAGCTGCCACCGAACCTACAGCTGCATCCACTGCAGAGCGCACCTGGCCAACCATGACGAGCTCATCTCCAAG tctttCCAGGGGAGCCAAGGCAGAGCTTATCTGTTCAACTCAGT ggTGAACGTGGGGTGCGGGCCGGCAGAAGAGAGGGTGTTGCTCACGGGCCTGCATGCTGTGGCAGATATCTACTGTGAGAACTGCAAGACAACTCTGGGTTGGAAATATGTGAGTGTAAGAGTGTTTACGTGTCAGGGGAGGTTAGAACTGCATCTAGAGTTAGAGAGGATAGGCACATTATTACCTTCATTATTAATAGTTTTATTAGCATATTAG